From the genome of Thermogutta terrifontis, one region includes:
- the flgN gene encoding flagellar export chaperone FlgN encodes MPEFITELWLEKHAILTDIYELTQHQYTYVENNQIDGVLDILAQKQRLLARLQQVDSRLTRSGDQKGGSAEDTRNIASGLPEVVKACRELLEKIVQVEQECHARLEKRRDAIAAELGQLHEVSRARAAYMGGNAIPGGELDLTL; translated from the coding sequence ATGCCCGAGTTCATAACAGAATTGTGGTTAGAAAAACATGCGATTCTGACGGATATTTATGAATTAACGCAGCATCAATACACCTATGTGGAAAACAACCAGATAGACGGGGTGCTGGATATTCTGGCACAAAAACAACGTTTACTTGCAAGGCTCCAGCAGGTGGATAGCCGGCTGACGCGTTCAGGGGATCAAAAAGGCGGATCGGCGGAAGACACCCGGAACATTGCTTCGGGACTTCCGGAAGTTGTCAAAGCGTGCCGCGAACTCCTGGAAAAGATCGTGCAAGTGGAACAGGAGTGCCACGCACGTCTGGAAAAACGGCGGGATGCCATCGCCGCCGAATTGGGGCAGCTTCATGAAGTCTCACGGGCACGGGCGGCTTACATGGGAGGAAACGCCATTCCAGGCGGAGAACTCGATCTGACCCTGTGA
- a CDS encoding sensor histidine kinase — MNEHDRAEHTENSTPRVPSQVGPATEGTDLAAILEAWHAATVRLEQTHEALQAEVRRLTAELEKKNRELARKDRLADLGRMAAHIAHELRNSLVPVSLYVSLLKRRVTNAESREIIGKIEQAVQAAQSVLNDILQFAADRELQETLFELKPWLIDITKEIELQAVSQKVHIKVEVPELLLAWADRDLLRRVIINLLLNALDAMPGGGELTVRAAAAGRDLLISVADTGPGLSEEALQHAFEPFFTTKANGTGLGLAIVEHLIQLHGGTITVQNGTHGGAVFDIHLPNRCIVPTQMGKRAA; from the coding sequence ATGAACGAGCACGACCGAGCTGAACACACGGAAAACAGCACGCCACGGGTACCGAGCCAGGTGGGCCCAGCCACCGAAGGCACAGACCTGGCGGCCATTCTGGAGGCCTGGCACGCGGCGACGGTGCGCCTGGAACAGACTCACGAGGCCCTCCAGGCGGAAGTCAGGCGATTGACGGCAGAGCTTGAAAAGAAAAACCGCGAGCTTGCCCGTAAAGACCGTCTCGCTGACCTGGGTCGAATGGCTGCTCACATCGCCCATGAACTGCGAAACAGCCTTGTGCCGGTATCCCTCTATGTGAGTCTTTTGAAACGGCGAGTTACAAATGCAGAATCTCGCGAAATAATCGGAAAAATAGAGCAAGCCGTGCAGGCTGCGCAAAGCGTTTTAAACGACATCCTGCAATTCGCCGCTGATCGAGAACTTCAAGAAACCCTTTTTGAACTGAAACCATGGCTGATTGATATTACAAAGGAAATAGAATTGCAAGCGGTATCGCAGAAAGTGCATATAAAAGTGGAAGTGCCCGAGTTACTTTTGGCCTGGGCCGATCGCGATCTCTTGCGCCGTGTGATCATCAACCTCCTGCTCAATGCTCTCGATGCCATGCCTGGAGGAGGCGAGTTAACTGTCCGCGCGGCAGCCGCCGGTCGGGATCTTTTGATCTCGGTGGCGGATACCGGTCCTGGGCTCAGTGAGGAGGCCCTTCAGCACGCGTTTGAGCCGTTCTTCACGACCAAAGCGAATGGCACTGGGCTGGGACTGGCGATAGTCGAACACCTTATTCAACTACATGGCGGCACGATAACCGTGCAAAACGGAACGCACGGTGGCGCCGTATTTGATATTCATCTTCCCAATCGCTGTATCGTCCCCACGCAGATGGGCAAACGAGCCGCGTAA
- a CDS encoding sigma-54-dependent transcriptional regulator, which produces MTDLRTPKRQETAHTHLRRSGRILVVDDHAASREAMADILRRAGHDVQACGSAAEAIDLLARSFWDVVVTDLNMPGMSGLDLVRHIEKRQIPTRVIMVTAYATVASAVEAMRHGAFDYIEKPFDAGQLERLVAEALRHNQVLRPAETAAPAGAEQNMPVLVGSSRPMQELRRRIEQVAATSETVLILGESGTGKELVARLIHYLSPRAAGPFISVNCPALSAHLMESELFGHEKGAFTGADSDRVGRFELAHRGSLLLDEITEIDTALQAKLLRVLQERAFERVGSSRTLHVDVRVLATTNRDLEKEIAGGRFRQDLYYRLAVLPIHIPPLRERKEDIPELIAHFQKRCAERLGRPVPELDDSAVNRLMEHDWPGNVRELENLVTRVCVLTTEDRVTAEQIGRWLPASPANPRPIDIPVGISLQDMERYLIEATLEKYDGHREKTAKALGIGVRTLTEKLRQYGYPPRAKRFSRTG; this is translated from the coding sequence ATGACTGATCTTAGAACTCCTAAAAGACAGGAAACAGCCCACACGCATCTTCGCAGGTCTGGCAGAATCCTTGTGGTGGACGACCATGCCGCGTCCCGCGAGGCGATGGCCGATATATTGCGTCGGGCAGGCCATGACGTGCAGGCCTGCGGAAGTGCAGCCGAGGCCATCGACTTACTTGCCCGGTCTTTCTGGGACGTAGTTGTCACCGACCTCAATATGCCGGGAATGTCGGGACTCGACCTCGTACGGCACATTGAGAAGCGACAGATCCCGACACGAGTGATCATGGTCACGGCGTACGCCACGGTTGCTTCGGCGGTCGAGGCGATGCGCCATGGCGCCTTCGACTATATCGAAAAGCCTTTTGATGCGGGGCAGCTCGAGCGCCTCGTGGCGGAGGCACTTCGGCACAATCAGGTCCTTCGCCCAGCAGAAACTGCTGCTCCGGCGGGAGCGGAACAGAACATGCCTGTTCTGGTGGGATCGAGCCGCCCCATGCAGGAGCTTCGCCGTCGCATCGAACAGGTGGCCGCCACCAGTGAGACAGTGCTCATTCTTGGAGAAAGTGGTACGGGAAAGGAGCTTGTCGCCAGGCTTATTCACTATCTTAGTCCTCGGGCTGCCGGACCCTTTATCAGCGTTAATTGCCCGGCGCTTTCGGCACATCTCATGGAAAGTGAACTATTTGGCCACGAGAAGGGGGCATTTACGGGAGCGGATTCAGACCGGGTGGGTCGTTTTGAACTGGCGCATAGAGGCTCCCTCCTGCTTGACGAAATCACGGAAATTGACACCGCGTTACAGGCCAAACTTCTACGTGTTCTGCAGGAGCGAGCATTTGAGCGGGTTGGGTCCAGCCGCACATTACATGTGGACGTTCGCGTTTTGGCCACAACAAACCGAGACCTGGAAAAAGAAATTGCCGGGGGCCGCTTCCGCCAGGACCTCTATTATCGTCTGGCAGTATTGCCCATTCATATTCCGCCCCTGCGAGAAAGAAAAGAAGATATTCCTGAATTAATTGCCCATTTTCAAAAGCGTTGTGCAGAACGGCTGGGACGGCCGGTGCCAGAGCTGGACGATTCGGCCGTAAACAGACTGATGGAGCACGATTGGCCAGGCAACGTTCGGGAGCTTGAAAACCTTGTCACGCGGGTATGTGTTTTGACGACGGAAGATCGCGTTACGGCAGAGCAGATCGGGCGGTGGCTTCCGGCATCCCCGGCAAACCCGCGTCCGATCGATATTCCGGTTGGCATCAGTCTTCAGGATATGGAGCGCTACCTGATTGAAGCCACATTGGAGAAATATGACGGACACCGGGAGAAAACGGCAAAGGCTCTGGGAATCGGGGTCCGCACGCTCACGGAGAAACTGCGCCAATATGGTTATCCTCCGCGAGCAAAGCGATTTTCACGGACAGGGTGA
- a CDS encoding flagellar basal body rod protein FlgB, producing MWNGIFTGTSIPLLASVADFTEVRHTVLAGNLANLDTPGYQAMDLPVEDFRAHLRKALAERNTVPFSSPGDRAYYLGARPPDWSSHKRPFVRHDGNDVSVEEQVSEMVKNQMLHNTALTIMASQFRLLLTAISERV from the coding sequence ATGTGGAACGGAATCTTCACCGGCACCAGCATTCCTCTGTTGGCCAGTGTGGCCGATTTCACCGAGGTCAGGCATACCGTCCTGGCTGGTAACCTGGCCAATTTGGATACGCCTGGTTATCAGGCGATGGACTTGCCGGTGGAGGATTTCCGTGCCCATTTGCGAAAGGCCCTGGCGGAAAGGAACACGGTGCCCTTCAGCTCCCCGGGCGATCGAGCTTACTACCTGGGGGCGAGACCGCCCGATTGGTCGTCACACAAGCGACCGTTCGTCCGCCACGACGGTAACGATGTGTCCGTCGAGGAACAAGTCAGTGAAATGGTCAAAAACCAGATGCTTCACAATACGGCGCTGACCATCATGGCGAGCCAATTTCGGTTACTCTTGACCGCGATCAGCGAACGCGTGTAA
- the flgC gene encoding flagellar basal body rod protein FlgC, with protein MFSALDISTSALVAQRIRITAIAGNIANISTTHNERGEPHPYQPRYVTFQADPAVGAFGAKGVRVSGVRVEDRPPRYKYEPGHPDAIQQGPMRGYVAYPNINLMTEFTDALEAARAYEANLGAIEITKDMTQQTLRILA; from the coding sequence ATGTTTTCTGCTCTGGATATTAGTACCAGTGCACTGGTGGCCCAGCGAATTCGCATCACAGCAATTGCGGGAAACATTGCCAACATTTCCACAACTCACAATGAGCGGGGTGAGCCACATCCCTATCAGCCTCGCTACGTGACGTTTCAGGCCGATCCCGCCGTGGGGGCCTTTGGAGCAAAGGGGGTCCGTGTCTCGGGCGTCCGCGTCGAGGACCGTCCGCCGCGGTATAAGTACGAGCCCGGGCATCCTGATGCCATCCAGCAGGGTCCCATGCGTGGATATGTCGCCTATCCCAACATCAACCTGATGACGGAATTCACTGATGCTCTGGAAGCCGCCCGGGCCTACGAGGCCAATTTGGGAGCCATCGAGATCACGAAAGACATGACCCAGCAAACGTTGAGGATTCTGGCCTGA
- the fliE gene encoding flagellar hook-basal body complex protein FliE — protein sequence MDAIRGINPGSLPMGSPQQVGSTQQTDFRDFLLRSIREVNSMQQEADRAVERLMLGEEVTPAEVLTAVQKADIAFKLMMQIRNKLIQAYQEIQNIRV from the coding sequence ATGGATGCGATTCGCGGGATCAATCCAGGTTCTTTGCCCATGGGCAGCCCACAGCAGGTGGGCTCCACGCAGCAAACCGATTTTCGTGATTTTCTCCTGCGCTCCATCCGCGAAGTGAATTCTATGCAGCAGGAGGCGGACCGGGCGGTGGAGCGACTTATGCTGGGGGAGGAGGTCACGCCGGCGGAAGTTCTCACGGCCGTCCAGAAAGCCGATATCGCCTTTAAATTGATGATGCAAATCAGAAATAAACTAATTCAGGCATACCAGGAAATCCAAAATATTCGTGTTTAG